In Bradysia coprophila strain Holo2 unplaced genomic scaffold, BU_Bcop_v1 contig_24, whole genome shotgun sequence, one genomic interval encodes:
- the LOC119077885 gene encoding methionine synthase reductase, whose amino-acid sequence MEMRDLICKYESKSLTLPTLPVGYIQVKSSVEEWTSDSSQHSQQNVLLPFAAESKCHSVPIKSSRLLTTSSNQNVKPVYELLFDVEQIKEFLFNPGDTIGILPINSDDEVTIVLEAASLSELSQLKIAIELAAGSKKKLPNHLPQETSIRKCLLECLDLHAIPKKLFLRSLIEHLVDDEERRVLAILCSKEGATDYSERILTAGVGFFDILQMFKSWNQIPFQLLLEHLPRLLPRPYSIANSPLQNQNILKIWFSLAEPPGVTTKMLHDMIKRANSGVTTMVPIYLRQSNAFSYTLNEMTDPVIFVAAGVGVSPFLGFLEHREQVQKSDKEVRLANATMFYGCRQESESLCKDIFRHHLQAGSLSDLKEAFSRDVNSQHKYVQDQIQSNANMFAEVLIRGKGRIYVCGSANMVQDVRKSIQNCLAEHLDDSTTSDTIESIQKLIRDKRYVEDTWI is encoded by the exons ATGGAAATGCGGGACTTGATCTGTAAATATGAATCAAAATCTCTTACTCTGCCTACCTTGCCAGTGGGATACATTCAAGTTAAAAGCTCGGTTGAAGAATGGACA AGCGATTCGAGCCAACATTcccaacaaaatgttttgttacCATTCGCTGCTGAATCAAAATGTCATTCAGTTCCCATTAAGTCATCCCGTTTACTCACCACATCATCGAATCAGAATGTGAAACCGGTCTACGAGTTATTGTTTGATGTCGAG CAAATCAAGGAGTTTCTGTTCAATCCTGGCGATACCATCGGCATATTGCCAATAAACTCGGATGACGAGGTTACTATTGTATTAGAAGCAGCCTCTTTGAGTGAATTGTCCCAACTGAAAATTGCTATTGAACTTGCTGCTGGTAGcaagaaaaaattaccaaatcaTCTACCTCAAGAAACGTCAATCAGAAAGTGTCTACTCGAATGCCTGGACCTGCACGCCataccgaaaaaattatttctacgAAGTTTAATCGAACATTTAGTGGACGATGAGGAAAGGCGCGTTCTCGCAATTCTATGTTCAAAAGAAGGCGCTACGGATTATTCGGAACGGATTCTAACAGCTGGAGTCggattttttgacattttacaGATGTTCAAATCATGGAATCAAATTCCATTTCAACTACTGTTGGAGCATCTACCTCGTTTACTACCTAGGCCATACTCAATTGCAAACAGTCCACTGcagaatcaaaatattttaaaaatttggttttcatTAGCTGAACCCCCGGGAGTTACAACAAAGATGCTGCATGATATGATCAAAAGAGCTAACAGTGGTGTAACTACCATGGTTCCAATATATTTGAGACAAAGCAATGCATTCAGTTACACACTGAATGAGATGACCGATCCAGTGATTTTCGTAGCGGCTGGCGTTGGTGTGTCTCCGTTTCTGGGCTTTTTAGAACATCGAGAACAAGTGCAGAAATCGGATAAAGAAGTTCGCTTAGCCAATGCGACAATGTTTTACGGCTGTCGACAAGAAAGCGAAAGTCTGTGCAAAGACATATTCCGCCACCACTTACAAGCTGGATCGTTGAGTGATTTGAAAGAAGCGTTCTCTAGAGATGTCAATTCGCAACATAAATACGTGCAAGACCAAATCCAATCGAACGCAAATATGTTCGCGGAAGTGTTGATCAGAGGCAAAGGTCGGATTTATGTCTGCGGGAGTGCTAACATGGTACAAGATGtaagaaaatcaattcaaaattgtttggcTGAGCACCTGGACGATTCTACGACTAGCGATACAATTGAATCTATTCAGAAATTGATCAGAGATAAACGATACGTCGAAGATACGTGGATCTAG
- the LOC119077858 gene encoding uncharacterized protein LOC119077858, producing MCSEKQRELYTQFEPDANEILFGQRTSPNRPLTDQELSKRRKIVLKLVDQKLKFELIELLRKQQEQTYEIHNNSTSSIASDPDGWAAPAIYYGCQDVDQQTEFENAWNSDGSYQIPEQNQNPTGVSTFYCEQQPHINRGQLNSNLIELSPKIPSTYRSQFNSNLIEIPVQKFQKTETKISSTTSIANIRGINVPAKDSSEVISEAEAKASSLPSGAYALPSTRKLKDQKTSLPTDNSKNTRRPQERKTPSATLPTPTIEKPTVIFGGELVGNKSTKFFDKPKTLLLHNTLKRKQGDGSTDFPTRMLVMNEASAKNTIHRSSNHSGAGNIDSAAKTPSNTVETDNTIDLTIDYDIGESFIAETNIRSESAEWIAMDQLVADLFQNKSNNWKALSASDFELKNEILIQTAINPDVLRSHPKAQTVRQRVGDRKFEELIKQSSIILSNLSRTDPENQASFSKSQKLLVKNLKKGIANPETVSETKTFRGPHTKIANLISPFLCPGDNIHDLTLELVKNPYALLSNTGVKNRIVGKGQLVSNIMRNIKIALEQFIPVRLPKKFSVPSDRFIDVPFVVKLFNRYTKMTSKSATDLTKVLIESINCMKIQKPALRDIKFKDGALEILCINTMSFDWLKNTLSHHLGVEIRPVNNAIGYDQLKTICLKFHVPQYFHFNNLMEQLRVNNPRLLTRRWELRSPRSNKVVDSTKCVYVGVDVDSLIILEEMNRVGTLRDSSVYFEISYEDSEENFKKMTFEKKKKQPKHISKIK from the exons ATGTGTTCTGAAAAGCAACGTGAACTGTACACTCAGTTCGAACCTGATGccaacgaaattttgttcgGTCAACGAACATCACCCAATCGACCATTGACAGACCAAGAATTAtcgaagagaagaaaaatcgttttgaagttAGTCGACCAGAAATTGAAGTTCGAATTAATCGAATTGTTGAGAAAACAACAAGAGCAGACATATGAAATCCATAACAATTCAACATCATCGATTGCTAGCGATCCAGATGGTTGGGCCGCACCAGCAATTTATTATGGTTGTCAAGACGTCGATCAACAAACTGAATTCGAAAATGCGTGGAATTCCGACGGAAGTTATCAAATTCCGGAGCAGAACCAAAATCCAACTGGAGTATCAACTTTTTATTGTGAACAACAGCCACACATCAATCGGGGACAATTGAATTCCAATTTAATTGAGCTCTCCCCAAAAATCCCCTCAACTTACCGCAGTCAATTCAATTccaatttgattgaaatacCCGTTCAGAAATTTCAAAAGACTGAAACAAAGATCAGCTCGACAACATCCATTGCAAATATTAGGGGAATCAACGTTCCGGCAAAAGATTCGTCTGAAGTAATATCTGAGGCAGAGgcaaag GCTAGCTCGTTGCCATCTGGTGCATATGCTCTACCATCAACTCGAAAACTCAAAGATCAAAAAACTTCGCTACCAACAGATAATTCAAAGAATACAAGAAGACCGCAGGAACGCAAAACCCCATCTGCCACACTACCAACACCAACGATAGAAAAACCAACAGTGATTTTTGGAGGAGAGTTGGTCGGAAATAaatcgacgaaattttttgataagcCAAAGACGTTACTCTTACATAATACACTAAAACGTAAACAAGGAGATGGCTCGACCGATTTCCCAACGCGAATGTTGGTAATGAATGAAGCcagtgcaaaaaatacgatCCACAGATCCAGTAATCACTCTGGTGCTGGAAATATTGACAGTGCTGCCAAAACACCATCGAATACCGTCGAAACTGATAACACGATCGATCTTACAATTGACTATGACATTGGCGAAAGCTTCATCGCTGAGACCAACATTCGAAGTGAATCAGCGGAATGGATTGCTATGGATCAACTGGTAGCGGACCTATTccaaaacaaatcaaacaaTTGGAAAGCGCTCTCAGCCAGTGACTTTGaacttaaaaatgaaattctcatacaGACGGCGATTAATCCGGATGTCCTTCGATCTCACCCGAAAGCGCAAACAGTAAGACAAAGAGTCGGCGATAGAAAGTTCGAAGAACTGATCAAACAGAGCAGCATCATTTTATCCAATCTAAGTCGAACTGATCCGGAAAATCAGGCTTCCTTTTCGAAATCTCAAAAGCTGCTggtcaaaaatttgaaaaaagggATTGCTAACCCGGAGACTGTCAGCGAAACTAAAACATTTCGTGGGCCACACACCAAAATCGCAAATCTCATTTCTCCGTTTCTGTGTCCTGGAGACAATATTCACGATTTGACCTTGGAACTGGTCAAGAACCCATATGCGTTGTTGAGTAATACGGGTGTCAAAAATCGAATTGTTGGCAAGGGTCAATTGGTCAGCAACATTATGAGGAACATCAAAATTGCATTGGAACAGTTCATTCCGGTCAGATTGCCGAAGAAATTCAGTGTACCGTCGGACCGATTCATTGATGTTCCATTCGTTGTTAAGTTGTTCAATCGGTACACAAAAATGACTTCGAAATCAGCAACCGATTTGACCAAAGTTCTGATTGAATCGATAAattgcatgaaaattcaaaaacctGCGCTCCgagatataaaattcaaagacGGCGCACTGGAAATCCTATGCATCAACACTATGTCGTTCGATTGGCTGAAAAACACGCTGTCTCATCATCTTGGCGTCGAAATTCGCCCCGTCAACAATGCCATCGGTTACGATCAACTGAAAACCATTTGCCTTAAGTTTCACGTTCCAcagtattttcatttcaataatttgaTGGAACAACTGAGAGTGAACAATCCACGGCTGCTGACAAGACGCTGGGAGCTACGGTCTCCGCGATCGAACAAAGTGGTTGATTCCACCAAATGCGTGTACGTCGGTGTTGACGTAGAttctttaattattttggaagAAATGAATCGCGTTGGTACCTTGCGAGATTCGTCAGTTTACTTTGAAATCAGCTATGAAGACAGCGAagagaattttaagaaaatgacttttgagaagaagaaaaaacaaccgAAACACATCTCGAAAATAAAGTAA
- the LOC119077928 gene encoding uncharacterized protein LOC119077928 produces the protein MNSILVTVLFACLAGIVSTDEASDLKQKFQQVHLSCAARTLFNPVGIKNLIDLDFAAAQRIPNHDCFEKCVFQSIGTVTPTGLDNNKILALAAIFQPQTVPQTQIQLVKCASLYDPNNFDCAAAWRLYLCLQNGESALSQPKAPTCLLVRAAWN, from the exons ATGAACTCAATTTTGGTAACAGTTTTATTTGCTTGCCTTGCTGGGATCGTTTCC acTGATGAAGCTTCTGATCTTAAGCAAAAGTTCCAGCAAGTTCATTTGAGTTGTGCAGCCAGAACGCTTTTCAATCCGGTgggaattaaaaatttgatcgatctTGATTTTGCTGCCGCCCAACGGATACCAAACCATGACTGCTTCGAGAAATGTGTTTTCCAGAGTATCGGTACCGTTACACCGACTGGGCtggacaacaacaaaattttggcACTAGCAGCCATATTCCAACCGCAGACTGTACCGCAAACTCAAATTCAACTAGTTAAATGTGCCAGCTTGTACGATCCCAATAATTTTGACTGTGCGGCAGCTTGGCGATTGTATCTTTGTCTGCAGAATGGGGAAAGTGCTCTGAGTCAACCCAAGGCACCAACATGTTTACTGGTTCGAGCTGCTTggaattag
- the LOC119077903 gene encoding radical S-adenosyl methionine domain-containing protein 2-like: protein MFFQRMLHKFIKCFWAILTYLQLVKNKTLNIVPVSVNYHFTRKCNYSCGFCFHTAKTSYVAPLGDIKVALRKLMLKGMKKLNLSGGEPFLYPELVGEICKFCKVDLNLESVSIVTNGSKVKESFFKKYGVYVDYIAVSVDSFDEETNINIGRGKGKHLIQLDYVSQWCQQYNIRFKLNTVVNRFNHLEDLSQNIALLNPFRWKCFQVLPVDTENVGQIAKRDCSEFLITDDEFGEFCRRHQHLPCFVPVSNVVMKNSYIILDEYLRFLNKGDFYKESESILNVDDIDPLLQSTDYKHNMFIERGGYDWWTKRSACDSVDPELDW, encoded by the exons atgttttttcaaagaatgctACACAAATTTATCAAGTGTTTTTGGGCGATACTGACGTATCTACAAttagttaaaaataaaacattaaatATAGTGCCCGTGTCAGTAAATTATCATTTTACGAGAAAGTGTAATTACTCGTGTGGTTTTTGCTTTCACACAGCTAAAACTTCTTATGTGGCTCCACTGGGGGATATTAAAGTCGCCCTACGCAAACTAATGCTAAAAGGAATGAAGAAACTTAATTTGTCTGGTGGCGAACCGTTCTTGTATCCGGAGCTTGTGGGTGAGATCTGcaaattttgtaaagttgATTTGAATCTGGAGTCGGTGTCGATTGTCACAAATGGATCGAAAGTTAAAGAGAGCTTCTTCAAGAAGTATGGTGTATATGTGGATTATATAGCAGTTTCTGTCGACTCGTTTGATGAAgaaacaaatataaatattggTCGAG GAAAAGGAAAGCATCTCATTCAGTTAGATTATGTATCGCAATGGTGTCAACAGTACAACATCAGATTCAAATTAAACACAGTGGTCAACCGGTTCAACCATTTGGAAGATCTATCCCAAAATATTGCACTGCTAAATCCTTTCCGCTGGAAATGTTTTCAAGTTCTTCCAGTAGACACTGAAAATGTTGGACAAATCGCAAAACGAGACTGTTCTGAGTTCCTAATTACCGATGATGAATTCGGTGAATTCTGTCGGCGACATCAACATCTTCCGTGCTTTGTTCCGGTATCAAATGTTGTGATGAAAAACTCATACATTATCTTGGACGAGTATCTCCGATTCCTTAACAAAGGCGATTTTTACAAAGAATCAGAATCGATTCTGAATGTTGATGATATTGATCCCCTACTTCAGTCCACTGACTATAAACATAACATGTTTATAGAACGAGGTGGCTATGATTGGTGGACTAAACGTTCCGCTTGTGATTCGGTAGATCCAGAGCTGGACTGGTga
- the LOC119077884 gene encoding uncharacterized protein LOC119077884, with translation MGADHQIDNVSSVQYQVDENSNTLLIELSNTTGTYLQHLNEYCLLDIFSSDSLTFMDLCSLAETCRRFKRIALRVFPKEFTIETSYDMGIRGYILKTKNYRKFYENLQDIERILKNFGTYLSTLSVSWEEDHALTDLVAMYCGAVTLQCLDIVNMKNMEDLQVKFKSIIQRLLKLSFRHCSFLDDAATPATASLICDSLIELQINYSYWCGAILQNNFPNLKRLAFVASEIFSGTSDNESDVFSKFIGRHKCLRSIDLSAGSVCSIKLLHTISNSCKELEELTLESLDTPNISSDSWNLQNLLKLRMLSIDFHFQINDHHITLFQVFNAVETLKFRHMDEVPDQVFEALSRMENLRELRFTYSLLNCFIPWTKLTQLGQLYLYESLSGFCASDLFDIVRQLINLEKFVFLQHHATRNYFVLKKRDFFEIVKIVEQRPNVLTLQCKFNFDFEECDCNRIRKVKLIN, from the exons ATGGGCGCGGATCATCAAATTGACAATGTATCGTCTGTTCAGTATCAG GTGGACGAAAATAGCAACACGCTGTTGATTGAACTATCGAATACCACTGGGACGTATCTCCAACATTTGAATGAGTACTGTCTTCTAGATATATTCTCAAGCGATTCATTGACTTTCATGGACCTGTGTTCACTGGCTGAAACTTgtagacgattcaaacgaatAGCTCTACGCGTGTTTCCTAAAGAATTCACCATTGAAACTAGTTATGACATGGGGATACGCGGATACATTCTCAAGACGAAAAACTAtcggaaattttatgaaaacctGCAAGACATCgaacgaattttaaaaaatttcgggACATATCTTTCCACGCTTTCGGTATCCTGGGAGGAAGATCATGCTCTTACCGATTTGGTCGCGATGTATTGCGGTGCCGTAACGCTACAGTGTCTCGACATTgttaatatgaaaaatatggaAGATCTCCAAGTGAAATTTAAATCGATCATTCAACGGCTGCTGAAACTGTCTTTTCGTCATTGTTCTTTTCTTGATGATGCTGCGACACCAGCCACAGCCTCACTAATCTGTGATTCATTGATCGAAttgcaaatcaattattcGTATTGGTGCGGCGCAATtctgcaaaataattttcccaaTTTGAAACGATTGGCATTTGTTGCGTCTGAAATCTTTTCTGGTACAAGTGATAACGAGAGTGATGTCTTTTCAAAGTTTATCGGACGCCATAAATGCCTCAGATCTATCGATCTGAGTGCAGGATCAGTTTGTAGCATCAAGCTCTTACACACAATCAGCAATAGTTGCAAGGAATTGGAAGAATTGACTTTAGAAAGCTTGGACACTCCTAACATTTCGTCGGATTCTTGGAATCtgcaaaatttgctaaaactCAGAATGTTAAgcattgattttcattttcaaattaatgatCACCACATTACACTGTTCCAAGTCTTTAATGCGGTAGAAACGTTGAAATTTCGACACATGGACGAAGTTCCAGATCAGGTCTTTGAAGCTCTATCTCGGATGGAGAATTTACGTGAATTACGTTTCACATACAGCCTCTTGAATTGTTTCATTCCATGGACAAAGTTAACACAATTGGGGCAACTGTACCTATACGAATCACTTAGTGGATTCTGTGCATCCGACCTTTTTGACATAGTAAGACAGCTAATAAATTTAGAGAAATTCGTATTCCTTCAGCATCACGCGACTAGgaattattttgtattgaagaagagagatttttttgaaattgttaaaatagtCGAACAGAGACCAAATGTACTGACACTgcaatgtaaatttaattttgacttCGAGGAATGCGATTGTAACCGAATCCGAAAAGTGAAACTAATAAATTGA
- the LOC119077900 gene encoding uncharacterized protein LOC119077900, translating to MGSSGEHFYYHYTSTAGANAIRNEGRLWSQSGVQLSTLNPEEHTRDAILRTIYGNGIPSERKNGADNVVYISEADLDSSKMFKITPTLYQYSGEIQVDAQNVKDKPRCVNGPSSSGSSSSIAQSSSELFFYTNTSNAQRIMNLRVIPYESNRSLFLTTMKPEQYFRDEILNTIYGRGYDRLQFAACADWCVKIDKTKLEGAKLRVSKQSGKVYEYTVHIAVNPADVMDKPQCTKNQRNSGDAHEYLYHYTSFVGAQAIVASGYLKKSGASGAFGAGVYMTKLKPTDFFRDDILKNNYGGINAAFKGRADWVVRIKKSGLIGSKLKTVPSNVTQDDQRQILVYEDIVNVQRSDVFAKPKCYRA from the exons ATGGGGTCTTCGGGGGAACATTTCTACTATCACTATACGAGCACTGCTGGAGCAAATGCTATACGCAACGAAGGGCGTCTATGGTCTCAGAGTGGAGTACAATTGTCTACTCTAAATCCAGAGGAGCATACACGTGATGCCATTTTGCGTACAATTTATGGAAATGGAATTCCAAGCGAACGTAAAAACGGAGCTGATAACGTTGTGTACATCTCCGAAGCTGATCTGGACTCGTCTAAGATGTTCAAAATAACACCCACCCTGTATCAGTATTCAGGTGAAATCCAGGTGGACGCTCAAAATGTCAAAGATAAGCCGCGATGTGTTAATGGTCCGAGTAGTTCTGGGTCGAGTAGCTCAATTGCACAAAGCTCTTCCGAACTATTCTTCTATACAAACACCAGCAACGCTCAGCGGATCATGAATTTGAGAGTAATTCCGTACGAAAGTAATCGTAGTCTCTTCCTTACCACAATGAAACCGGAACAGTACTTTCGTGATGAAATTCTCAATACAATTTATGGAAGAGGCTACGACCGCTTGCAGTTTGCTGCATGCGCAGACTGGTGTGTCAAGAtcgataaaacaaaattggaaGGTGCTAAGCTGCGAGTATCGAAGCAAAGTGGTAAAGTCTACGAATACACAGTTCACATAGCCGTTAATCCCGCCGATGTGATGGATAAACCACAATGCACGAAGAATCAAAG AAACAGCGGTGATGCACACGAATATTTGTATCATTACACAAGCTTCGTCGGTGCCCAAGCAATTGTAGCGTCTGGTTATCTAAAAAAGAGCGGCGCATCCGGTGCATTTGGTGCTGGGGTCTATATGACAAAATTGAAACCGACGGATTTCTTTCGTGACGACATTTTGAAGAACAATTACGGCGGAATAAACGCCGCATTCAAAGGTCGCGCTGACTGGGTTGTGAGAATCAAGAAGAGTGGTTTGATCGGCTCTAAATTGAAAACGGTTCCGTCCAACGTTACCCAAGATGACCAAAGACAAATTTTGGTTTATGAAGACATTGTAAATGTACAGCGTTCCGATGTATTCGCCAAGCCGAAATGTTATAGAGCATAA
- the LOC119077890 gene encoding O-glucosyltransferase rumi homolog yields MKRLIFGFLLFHLVAVVLPNDESNGFCTIDGNCESDNSDGSSKYLAGDEENYKKYAEALTQKLTSSQAKFEAQNYTGFSKQIEKDLSPFRQGISQAMINDVRKYGVKYQIVNQRLYRDKECMFPSRCAGIEHFLMQLLPRLKDTEILINCRDWPQIHTDWGVRGPVFSFSKTDKYLDVMYPAWSFWQGGPAISTYPTGLGRWDVMREKLTEAAAKHPWSKKKSQALFRGSRTSDERDSLVLLSRKYPDLVKAQYTKNQAWKSSADTLGAEPVKDIPMENHCRYKYLFNFRGVAASFRFRHLFMCQSLVIHVGDEWKEFFYDALVPNYHFIQVPAYPQENELRYLLRFLVENDKLAEDIARRGCDAIDQMLDMKDILDYWYDLIMQYTKFLKFKVVRDGDLIDITK; encoded by the exons atgaAACGACTAATTTTTGGATTTCTGTTATTTCATCTGGTAGCGGTTGTGTTACCGAATGATGAATCAAATGGTTTTTGTACAATTGATGGAAATTGTGAATCTGATAACAGCGATGGATCGTCAAAGTATTTGGCCGGAGACGAGGAAAACTATAAGAAGT ACGCCGAGGCCCTAACTCAGAAACTCACTTCGTCTCAAGCCAAATTCGAGGCACAAAACTACACCGGCTTCTCCAAGCAAATTGAGAAAGATTTGTCGCCGTTTCGACAGGGCATTTCCCAAGCAATGATAAATGACGTACGAAAGTATGGAGTTAAGTACCAAATTGTCAACCAGAGACTGTATCGGGACAAAGAATGCATGTTTCCATCCCGATGTGCTGGCATCGAACATTTTCTGATGCAACTATTGCCCCGACTAAAAGACACCGAAATTCTAATCAACTGTCGCGATTGGCCACAAATTCATACCGATTGGGGTGTTCGTGGTCCCGTCTTTTCATTCAGCAAAACCGATAAGTATCTCGACGTTATGTATCCGGCGTGGAGTTTCTGGCAAGGCGGACCAGCTATTTCTACATATCCAACCGGACTGGGCAGATGGGACGTGATGAGAGAAAAACTGACTGAAGCCGCAGCGAAACATCCCTGGTCCAAGAAAAAGAGCCAGGCTCTGTTCCGAGGATCTCGTACGTCCGATGAACGAGATTCGTTGGTGCTACTGTCCAGAAAATATCCAGATCTGGTGAAAGCTCAGTACACAAAGAACCAAGCATGGAAATCATCGGCGGATACTTTGGGTGCTGAACCTGTGAAGGACATTCCGATGGAAAATCATTGCCGCtacaaatatttgttcaatttCCGTGGCGTGGCAGCAAGTTTTCGCTTTCGTCATCTGTTTATGTGCCAGTCGTTGGTTATTCATGTCGGAGACGAATGGAAGGAATTCTTTTATGATGCACTCGTGCCGAATTACCACTTCATTCAAGTGCCCGCTTATCCGCAAGAAAATGAACTGAGATATTTACTCAGATTTCTGGTGGAAAATGATAAACTTGCCGAGGATATAGCACGTCGGGGATGCGACGCCATTGACCAGATGCTAGATATGAAGGACATCCTAGACTACTGGTATGATTTGATAATGCAATacacgaaatttttgaaattcaaagtGGTTCGGGACGGCGATTTAATTGATATTACGAAGTAA